The window GGAGAAAGGAACGGCAAGGAACTTCTCGCCGAAAGGAACCACCTCCTCTCCCGGGTAAAGAACGACTCCGCAGACAAAATCATCTTTCGTCAGGGCCCGAAGCGCTTCCATACCCTTAAAATCGGAGGAAACCACCCGCTTCGAAGCCTTTACCTCGATACCGGCGACCGAGCCGTCAGGGCGCTCAAGAACGAAATCCACCTCCTTGCCGTCGGCGGTACGAAAATGGAAAAGATCCGCCCGCATATCGGAGAAGGAAAGCAGCTTTCGAAGCTCGGAGGCGACGAAGTTCTCAACCGCGTGACCGTAAAAATCGCCCCACCGTCCGCCCGGGCCCTCAAGACTCCGGTCAAGCAGATGACAAAGAAGAAGGGTATCGACGATATAACCCTTGGATGACTTCACAAGACGTTTTCCGACGTTTCGGTACCACGGCCCGACGTCAAAGGTGAGAAACATAGCCTGGAGAATCCCGCGATAGCTTTTGCTGGTAACGGGGTTAAGTCCCACGTCACGCGCGATCTCGGCGTCGTTCATAAGTTTGCCGGCTCGGGCCGCCAGAACCCGAAGCAGTCTCGGCAGAGTGCCGATTTTTTCAAGCTCGGCAACCGTGCGCACGTCACGCTGCAGTATGGTTGTAAGGTAGCCGTCAAACCACTCCACCCGCTCGCGCGCGGGTTTTCCCGATATCTCGGGAAACGTGGCCGACTCGACGGCTTCGCCGAGCGCGGGTCCTTTTCCCAAGTCGGCAAAATCGGCTGAAAAAAGCCTCTCCGGGAAATCTCCCTCCGCAGAGAAAACCTCGCAGGCTGAAAACGGATAAAGAGTTCTTACACTCATGCGTCCGACAAGGGAATCGGAGAGCTTCGGCAAAACCATTATATTCGCCGAACCCGTAAGCAGGAACATGCCGTTGCTCCGTCCCCCCTCTCCGAGACGCGCTTCGTCAACGACAACCTTGAGGGCGCGGAACAGGTCGGGAACCAGCTGGACCTCGTCAATAATCACCGGCCCGCTCCGTCGGCCGAGAAAACTTTCCGGAGAGGCGTAGGCGGCCTCCATGTGAGTAACGTTGTCAAAAGATACGTACTCGGCCGGATACTCGTTGCGGGCAAGCTCCCGCACAAGCGTGGTCTTGCCCGACTGGCGCGGGCCGTTTAGAAACACCACGGGGTTCCGCTTCAGGGAGAGCAAGACCCTCCCGGATAATTTACGTGTCCTGTACTCCATATCTTTTTCTTCCGATATATAAATCTAGCCTTTATGATTTCTAAAAGCAAACTTTATTTTTGCAAAATTCATTCGCTGCGTCCGAACAGGTCTTTCTTTAGTTCTTGTGCCGCAATCTGGATGATCGGAGGAAGAATCTTTCGGCTACCACGGAAGAGGACCCGGCTATTTCTCCCCTATCGGCATCGCCAGAAAAGCGCGGAAGCGCAAAATTAAAGTCCGGTTTCAAATTCGCAGGTCGATATTCAGATGGTAGCGCGTGGACTTGCGCTCCCCGGTTCTCGCGAGCGCGCCCTTAGCGACCAGATCCGAAAGATCCCGAGTGGCGGTCGGGCGCGTGGCCTTCGTGATGCTTATATAATTCTCCGCGCTGAGACCACCGGTAAAACCCTCAGGGCCCTCCTCGAACATCCGAAGCAGGCATTTTTCCTGCCGCGGATTCATTCTTCCCCGCATACGTTCAAGCAACCTGGCCTTTTCTGTAAGAAATTCCACGTAGGCCCGTGTATACGAAAGCGCATCAAGCACGGTGCCGGCGAAATAGCTGAGCCAGCCGGTTATCTCGTTTTTCGTGTTGGCCTCCCCGAGGGCCCCGTAATAGGCGCCCCTTTTCCCGCTGATCACGGTGGCAAGCGCAATCAGCGTAGGGTGGCCGAGGGACTGGGCAAGCGCTTTTTCGGACACCGCACGGCCCAGGCGGCCGTTTCCGTCCTCAAACGGGTGAATGCACTCGAAATAAAGATGCGCGGTGCCGGTGCGGGCAAGCGCCGGAAGGGGCGCCTCGGCGCCCGGGGCGCTCCGGTTAAACCAGCGGACAAACCCGTCCATTTCCCGCTTCACTCTCTCCGGCGGAGGCGCTTCGAAATGAATCCTGCGTCTGTGAAGAGGCCCGGAGACCACCGCGACTCCGTGCTCGCGGTAACAGCCCACGCACCTCAGGTCGGTGCGTCCGAGCGTGAGCATCCTGTGCCAGCGGTAAAGCGTTTCGTGGGAAAGCTCATCTTCGCAGGTACCGAAGAGGTCGACCATGAGATCGGCGATCCCGTCTTCGGCGGGACTTGGCTTCCGGCCGTCCGCCGACAGGCCGAAACGCCAGCGAAGAGACGACCGCAGGTTCTCGCGGTCAAGAAACTCCCCCTCGATCTCGGAAGTCTTGAGGGCTTCTTCGCCTATGATTTCCACCCTGAGCCGGTCCCGTTCATGTTCGCCGAGACGCCCGTAAGCCTCGGAAAGCAGAGCCGTCCCGCGCAGAAAATCACGCTCCGCGCCCTCGAGAAGCTCCGGTTCCCAGGTAAAATCGGGCCACTCGGGCCGTTGCCAGTTCCATCGCATGAGCCATAAGCATAGCATTTATAAACCATTTCGCGCCGCCGCGGCGTTTCGCGTCGGAGACCGGGCGGGCGCCGCCCGCCCCCGACAATACTTTCCCGTCCCTTGTCCAAAGCAAATGAACGTATATATTTGAAGTACAGATGAACGAACCGCTAGAAAGCTTCATAAAGCACCTCTCGGACGAAAGAAACTACTCGGAACACACGGTAAAGGCCTACAGGGGAGATCTTGAGAATTTCCGCGATTTTCTCTTAAAAGAAGAAAAAAAGATCGAGGATGCGGACGTCGCGACAATAAACGCCTACGTCTCAACCCTCTACGGAAAAAACTCCCCCTCCTCGGTAGAGAGAAAAGTATCGGCGATAAGATCCTTTTTCTCGTATCTGGTAAGAAAAGGTCTCGCGGTGCAGAATCCCGCAAAACTCGTGCGCACCCCTAAAAAGGAAAAGCACCTCCCCGTGTTTTTAAGCGTGGACGAGGTGTTCAATCTGGTCGACGTGAAGGATCCGGAGAAAAATCCGCTTCGCGTGCGCGACAGGGCGATTCTCGAGCTTCTTTATTCAAGCGGCCTCCGTGTAAGCGAACTTGCGGGAATCACGCTCGCCGACCTCAGCATGGGAGAGGCGATAATAAGGGTTCGCGGGAAAGGAAACAAGGAGAGAATCGTTCCCGTGGGATCAAAGGCGCTTTCCGCTCTCGGGGAGTATCTCGACATAAGAGGAACGCTGAAACCCGCGTCCGACCATATATTCCTTAACTCGAGGGGAGGCGGAATAACCACAAGAAGTCTGGCGCGGATAATAAAGAAGTACGGCCTGGTATCGGGGATATCGAAAAACGTGAGTCCCCATGTGCTTAGACACTCGTTTGCCACCCACCTGCTTGCGGGCGGCGCAGACCTTCGGGCGATCCAGGAGATGCTCGGTCACGCGAGTCTCTCTACGACCCAGAGATACACCCACCTCTCGGTCGAGCGGATAATGGAAGTGTACGACAAGACTCACCCGAACGCCTAGAGGCAATGGGAGAAAGGGGAAAAGATTATGAGCCAATTTCATGGAACTACGATACTATGCGTTAAAAAAGACGGCCGGGTGGCCCTCGGGGGCGACGGCCAGGTGACAATGGGAGCCACAGCGGTAAAACATAACGCGAACAAGATAAGGAAGATGTACGGCGGGAGGATCTGCGCCGGATTCGCGGGCTCAACGGCAGACGCGATGACGCTCTTTGACAAGTTCGAGGGAAAGCTAGAGGAATTTCGGGGAAGCCTTGAGCGTGCAGCAGTAGAGCTTGCGAAAGAATGGAGAACAGACAGAATCCTGAGAAGGCTCGAGGCCCTGCTGATAGTCGCCAACTCCGAAACTATGCTCATAATCTCGGGAAGCGGGGACATAATAGAGCCTGATGAGAGCGTGATAGCAATAGGATCGGGAGGTCCCTTCGCCCAGGCGGCCGCTTTGGCGCTTGCCAAGCACTCGGAGCTTTCCTCCCGGGAGATAGTCGAGCGCTCACTTGAGATCGCGGCCGGAATCTGTATTTACACAAACAGTCACATATCGATAGAGGAAATAGATTAAATGTCCCAGGAATCCTACCTCACCCCGAGGGAAATAGTATCGGAGCTAGACAAGTACATAGTCGGACAGAACATGGCCAAAAGGGCCGTCGGCGTGGCGCTCAGGAACAGGTGGAGAAGGCAGAAGGTATCGCCCGAGCTTCGCGACGAGATATCCCCAAAGAACATACTTATGATGGGACCCACCGGCGTGGGAAAAACAGAGATAGCCCGGCGCCTGGCGAAACTTGCCCAGGCCCCCTTTGTAAAGGTCGAGGCGTCAAAGTTCACCGAGGTTGGCTACGTGGGCAGGGATGTTGAGTCAATGATACGGGACTTAACCGAGATAGCCGTCAACATGGTAACAGAGGAGGAGACCCTTTCGGTTAACACGAGGGCCAGAGAGCTTGCCGAGGACAAGCTCATTGACCTGCTCGTCCCGACTCGTCCCGTCACCGAGGCGGATGGAGACATGGACGAAGCCAAGAGAAAAATGAGCGAGACCAAAAAGAAGATGAGAAAGCTTCTTTGGGACGGAAAGCTCGACGACAGGGAAGTCGAGATAGAGATAACGGCGAGAAGCCTTCCCATACAGGTGTTCAGCCAGGCGGGAGTCGAGGAGATGGATCCCGGAATCTCGGAGATGATCGGAAGCCTCATGCCCAAAAAATCGAAAGTAAGAAAGGTCAAGGTTCCCGAGGCCATGGACATCCTCACCGAGGAGGAAGCCCGAAGACTGATAGACATGGACAAAGTTACCCAGCTGGCTCTCGAGAGAACCGAGAACTCGGGAATAATCTTCATAGACGAGATAGACAAGGTCGCCGGAAAAAACAGCGTCTCGGGCCCTGATGTTTCAAGGGAAGGGGTGCAGAGGGATCTTCTCCCTATAATCGAGGGAAGCAGCGTCACCACGAAGCACGGGATGGTAAGGACCGACCACATACTCTTCATAGGAGCCGGGGCGTTTCACGTCTCAAAGCCGTCTGACCTCATACCCGAACTCCAGGGACGTTTTCCAATAAGGGTTGAGCTTGAGGCGCTCACCAAAGACGATTTCATACGGATCCTCACCGAGCCCAAAAACGCTCTCATAAAACAGTACACCGAGCTTATGAGGACCGAGGACATAAAACTCTCTTTCACAGACGAAGCAATAGAGAAAATAGCCGAGACCGCGGCCGAAGTTAACAGCTCTACCGAGAACATAGGGGCAAGGAGGCTTCACACCGTTCTTGAGAAGCTGCTTGATGAGATCTCCTTTAACGCTCCCGACATGAAGGAGAAGAAATTCACCATAGACAAAAGCTATGTTGAGGAGAAAATAGCCGACATCGTCAAGGACAGGGACCTAAGCAGGTATATACTCTGAGTTCACTTTTTGAAAAAACAATCCCGCTCAAAAAATCTAATCTCCAACTAAACCAAAAAAACTAGAATTACACAAACACACCTGAAAAAATTAAAATCTGCCCAAGTAATTAAGATTTGTACTAGATGTTCTAAAATCGAACGTCCAAATTCCTTCGTTTCATCAGACTCCATTTTTGAATTTCCTTGATGATTCAAGGCAATGGGCAAACTTGCTTTCTTCTCATGTTGTGTTATTATTTACCTACTTGGTAAATGAAATTGAAGGGTCTCCGCTCGATTACTGACAAGGATTATTTCACATCTTCGACTTGGATAGTTATGAATGGATATAAGCTTTCGAAACTCCAGCCTGAAAAAATTATGTGAAGACCCCAAATCAGCGAAAAAGAAACTCGGGAATGTGGCAGCTAAAAAACTACAGGCTCGGCTAGCAGATTTGATTGCGGTAGAGAAACTGGGGGATATCCCTTTCGGAAACCCTCATCCTTTGAAAGGCAGACGAACTGGACAATTCGCAGTTAATCTGGATGGTGGACGTCGCCTAGTATTTAAACCATCTGATAACCCAATACCGCAGGATACCAGTGGGGATATAAAATGGAGAGAGGTCAAATCAATAGAAATCGTTTTTATCGGAGATTATCATGACTGAAAATCTTAATCGGTTTGAACCGAAATGGCTGTCGCCGCCAGGAGATACGATTCTGGACATCTTGGAAGAAAAAAACTGGACGCAATCTGAATTCGCGGACCGTGTTGGTTATACAACAAAACATGTAAGCCAGCTTATACGCGGCAAAGCAACAATTACGGAAGATACAGCACTTCGATTAGAACGAGTTCTTGGCAGCAATGCAAATTTCTGGCTATCAAGAGAAGCAAAGTATCGTGAGGCTATTGCACGCATAGAAGAAAAAGAACGTCTAAAGAGTCAGATTAATTGGTTGAAAGAGCTTCCGCTTAAACATATGATCAAATACGGATGGATCGACGAACACATGAAGAAGATTGATCAGGTTTCAGAGTGCCTGAAGTACTTCAGAGTTGCCTCGGTATCCGCGTGGCGGTCAAAATACACTGATCCATTAGAGTTAGCTGCTTTTAAATCTTCGCCGAAGTT is drawn from Candidatus Dadabacteria bacterium and contains these coding sequences:
- a CDS encoding ATP-binding protein; translation: MEYRTRKLSGRVLLSLKRNPVVFLNGPRQSGKTTLVRELARNEYPAEYVSFDNVTHMEAAYASPESFLGRRSGPVIIDEVQLVPDLFRALKVVVDEARLGEGGRSNGMFLLTGSANIMVLPKLSDSLVGRMSVRTLYPFSACEVFSAEGDFPERLFSADFADLGKGPALGEAVESATFPEISGKPARERVEWFDGYLTTILQRDVRTVAELEKIGTLPRLLRVLAARAGKLMNDAEIARDVGLNPVTSKSYRGILQAMFLTFDVGPWYRNVGKRLVKSSKGYIVDTLLLCHLLDRSLEGPGGRWGDFYGHAVENFVASELRKLLSFSDMRADLFHFRTADGKEVDFVLERPDGSVAGIEVKASKRVVSSDFKGMEALRALTKDDFVCGVVLYPGEEVVPFGEKFLAVPFSALWQ
- a CDS encoding HigA family addiction module antitoxin, coding for MTENLNRFEPKWLSPPGDTILDILEEKNWTQSEFADRVGYTTKHVSQLIRGKATITEDTALRLERVLGSNANFWLSREAKYREAIARIEEKERLKSQINWLKELPLKHMIKYGWIDEHMKKIDQVSECLKYFRVASVSAWRSKYTDPLELAAFKSSPKFEKKLGAVAAWLRRGEEIVTQRSCGRYNRQSFILKLKNLRKLTNETNPDIFVPKLTKTCAEVGVVVVFQPAPKGCPASGATRW
- the hslU gene encoding ATP-dependent protease ATPase subunit HslU gives rise to the protein MSQESYLTPREIVSELDKYIVGQNMAKRAVGVALRNRWRRQKVSPELRDEISPKNILMMGPTGVGKTEIARRLAKLAQAPFVKVEASKFTEVGYVGRDVESMIRDLTEIAVNMVTEEETLSVNTRARELAEDKLIDLLVPTRPVTEADGDMDEAKRKMSETKKKMRKLLWDGKLDDREVEIEITARSLPIQVFSQAGVEEMDPGISEMIGSLMPKKSKVRKVKVPEAMDILTEEEARRLIDMDKVTQLALERTENSGIIFIDEIDKVAGKNSVSGPDVSREGVQRDLLPIIEGSSVTTKHGMVRTDHILFIGAGAFHVSKPSDLIPELQGRFPIRVELEALTKDDFIRILTEPKNALIKQYTELMRTEDIKLSFTDEAIEKIAETAAEVNSSTENIGARRLHTVLEKLLDEISFNAPDMKEKKFTIDKSYVEEKIADIVKDRDLSRYIL
- the hslV gene encoding ATP-dependent protease subunit HslV: MSQFHGTTILCVKKDGRVALGGDGQVTMGATAVKHNANKIRKMYGGRICAGFAGSTADAMTLFDKFEGKLEEFRGSLERAAVELAKEWRTDRILRRLEALLIVANSETMLIISGSGDIIEPDESVIAIGSGGPFAQAAALALAKHSELSSREIVERSLEIAAGICIYTNSHISIEEID
- the xerC gene encoding tyrosine recombinase XerC, whose amino-acid sequence is MNEPLESFIKHLSDERNYSEHTVKAYRGDLENFRDFLLKEEKKIEDADVATINAYVSTLYGKNSPSSVERKVSAIRSFFSYLVRKGLAVQNPAKLVRTPKKEKHLPVFLSVDEVFNLVDVKDPEKNPLRVRDRAILELLYSSGLRVSELAGITLADLSMGEAIIRVRGKGNKERIVPVGSKALSALGEYLDIRGTLKPASDHIFLNSRGGGITTRSLARIIKKYGLVSGISKNVSPHVLRHSFATHLLAGGADLRAIQEMLGHASLSTTQRYTHLSVERIMEVYDKTHPNA
- a CDS encoding killer suppression protein HigA, which produces MDISFRNSSLKKLCEDPKSAKKKLGNVAAKKLQARLADLIAVEKLGDIPFGNPHPLKGRRTGQFAVNLDGGRRLVFKPSDNPIPQDTSGDIKWREVKSIEIVFIGDYHD
- a CDS encoding Fic family protein, whose protein sequence is MRWNWQRPEWPDFTWEPELLEGAERDFLRGTALLSEAYGRLGEHERDRLRVEIIGEEALKTSEIEGEFLDRENLRSSLRWRFGLSADGRKPSPAEDGIADLMVDLFGTCEDELSHETLYRWHRMLTLGRTDLRCVGCYREHGVAVVSGPLHRRRIHFEAPPPERVKREMDGFVRWFNRSAPGAEAPLPALARTGTAHLYFECIHPFEDGNGRLGRAVSEKALAQSLGHPTLIALATVISGKRGAYYGALGEANTKNEITGWLSYFAGTVLDALSYTRAYVEFLTEKARLLERMRGRMNPRQEKCLLRMFEEGPEGFTGGLSAENYISITKATRPTATRDLSDLVAKGALARTGERKSTRYHLNIDLRI